The Zerene cesonia ecotype Mississippi chromosome 14, Zerene_cesonia_1.1, whole genome shotgun sequence genome window below encodes:
- the LOC119831618 gene encoding cuticle protein 19-like, translating to MKYFIPVTCLLALLHAIPSTATGYGHGHYGLGHGHHDYYDYPSYAYENTVRDPHTGDNKAYYEKRDGDLVVGGFSLVEPGGSIRIVRYKADESGFVNTLLTRIGPKVHPGGATSTTIISKPASPIAHSEPYYRPYLPHSLPYSHGYGRHGYYYN from the exons ATGAAGTATTTCATTCCG GTAACGTGCCTCCTGGCTCTATTACATGCCATTCCATCAACAGCTACTGGATATGGCCATGGCCATTACGGCTTAGGCCACGGACACCATGACTACTAT GATTACCCGAGTTATGCATATGAGAACACCGTGAGGGACCCTCACACCGGCGACAACAAGGCTTACTACGAAAAACGTGATGGAGACCTGGTTGttg GCGGCTTCTCTCTCGTTGAACCTGGCGGCAGCATTCGCATTGTGAGGTACAAGGCTGACGAGTCTGGTTTCGTCAACACGCTTCTCACGCGGATCGGACCAAAGGTGCACCCCGGCGGTGCTACGTCCACGACTATCATCTCCAAGCCAGCATCTCCCATCGCCCACTCGGAGCCCTACTACCGACCCTACCTGCCACACTCGCTGCCGTACTCACACGGATACGGGCGTCACGGCTACTATTACAATTAA
- the LOC119831616 gene encoding pupal cuticle protein Edg-84A-like, with protein sequence MSRPLWIQSLLLLKFIVSSKSNPIAAAAIEHAPVSAIVNTVDYPRYAFSYAVIDPHTNDKKAHWETRDGNEVNGAYSLVEPDGNVRIVEYNANDVKGFTAVVKKLGPNVHPTQIVQAVPLILNPAPSPPPRVVAEPVHQQLAEAVPIVLPPVPHPEPAKIEVAEVQTEHRVEEPNSLSYGLGAVALPIEVPQVVFEKGSLPWDPHTGSYGGWRPLPGPQAKQAYATIYSRKYIDGHLHKIVTGPISLVGKTLYIRKTHH encoded by the exons ATGTCTCGACCGCTTTGg attCAAAGCctgttacttttaaaattcatagtaTCAAGCAAAAGTAACCCCATAGCCGCCGCTGCTATAGAACATGCCCCAGTCAGTGCTATAGTAAATACTGTT gaTTATCCCAGATATGCCTTCAGCTACGCAGTTATCGACCCGCACACTAACGACAAGAAAGCCCATTGGGAGACGCGAGACGGCAATGAAGTGAACGGCGCTTATTCTTTGGTAGAACCAGACGGCAATGTTAGAATAGTCGAATACAACGCAAACGATGTAAAAGGCTTCACAGCCGTAGTGAAAAAGCTAGGACCAAACGTGCATCCCACTCAGATAGTACAAGCCGTTCCATTGATACTCAATCCAGCACCGTCGCCACCTCCACGCGTCGTAGCGGAGCCTGTACATCAACAACTAGCCGAAGCAGTTCCGATAGTCTTGCCTCCCGTACCTCATCCTGAACCAGCTAAAATAGAAGTCGCTGAAGTGCAGACTGAACACAGGGTAGAAGAACCAAACTCCCTATCATACGGTCTAGGAGCTGTTGCTTTGCCTATAGAAGTTCCACAGGTTGTGTTCGAGAAAGGTAGTCTTCCGTGGGATCCACACACAGGCTCCTATGGCGGATGGCGACCTCTCCCTGGACCTCAGGCCAAGCAAGCATACGCTACTATATACAGTCGCAAATATATAGACGGACATCTACACAAAATTGTAACAGGACCTATTTCACTGGTTGGCAAAAcgttatatataagaaaaacacaCCATTAA